The proteins below come from a single Corynebacterium glyciniphilum AJ 3170 genomic window:
- a CDS encoding PDR/VanB family oxidoreductase, translated as MTTDVITATVAARRTLTPRVEEFTLLLPDDAPLQAWSAGSHLDVHLPGSPVTRQYSLCSPSSRNSYVIAVDRRVEQDGGRGGSEALHRAAVLGASVEVGEPRNHFPLTRALNYIFVAGGVGVTPMLSLAAEVERSGRPWQMLCLARTAEDMPYLAELQGKYGGKITFHGSSAGRLDLGAALADLPGGTAVYVCGPGTLADDIAGAVEDQPAVDVFVEQFTAPDLQDGTAMSFDVTLATSGETFTVAPDISLLDTLEGKGKVLASSCREGVCGTCEVGVVSGEVDHRDNVLTPEERSENESMMVCVSRCRSGRLVLDL; from the coding sequence GTGACCACCGATGTGATCACCGCTACCGTGGCTGCCCGACGCACCCTCACCCCGCGCGTCGAGGAGTTCACCCTGTTACTCCCCGACGACGCCCCGCTGCAGGCGTGGTCAGCCGGCTCCCACCTCGACGTCCACCTGCCGGGCTCACCCGTCACCCGCCAGTACTCCCTGTGCTCGCCGAGTTCCCGCAACAGCTACGTCATCGCCGTCGACCGCCGTGTCGAGCAGGACGGAGGGCGCGGGGGATCGGAGGCGCTGCACCGGGCCGCTGTCCTCGGAGCATCGGTGGAGGTCGGGGAGCCGAGGAACCACTTTCCACTGACCCGCGCGCTGAACTACATCTTCGTCGCTGGTGGCGTCGGGGTCACACCGATGCTCTCCCTTGCCGCTGAGGTCGAGAGGTCCGGGCGTCCATGGCAGATGCTGTGTCTGGCGCGGACGGCGGAGGACATGCCCTACCTCGCAGAACTGCAGGGGAAGTACGGCGGGAAGATCACCTTCCACGGCTCGTCCGCAGGACGCCTTGACCTCGGTGCTGCCCTGGCTGACCTTCCCGGTGGTACGGCTGTATATGTCTGTGGTCCCGGCACACTCGCCGACGACATCGCCGGCGCTGTCGAGGACCAGCCGGCCGTGGACGTCTTCGTCGAGCAGTTCACCGCCCCCGACCTGCAGGACGGGACGGCCATGTCCTTCGATGTCACCCTCGCGACCAGTGGTGAGACGTTCACCGTTGCGCCGGACATCTCCTTGCTCGACACTCTCGAAGGCAAGGGGAAGGTGCTCGCCTCATCCTGCCGCGAGGGGGTCTGCGGCACGTGCGAGGTGGGCGTGGTCTCCGGGGAGGTCGACCACCGGGATAACGTCCTGACCCCGGAAGAGCGCAGCGAAAACGAGTCCATGATGGTCTGTGTCTCCCGCTGCCGGTCTGGACGGCTGGTACTGGACCTGTGA
- a CDS encoding TetR/AcrR family transcriptional regulator, translated as MAADTTTSNPTRRERKKAATRRAIADAALELFLKRGFDNVSVREIADAADVSPTTVFAHFPCKEAIAVDEDDEMRERLTSAVSDRPDGVSIPDALRKFYREDAWHDDAPEGSHQRFTKLIDDSPSLSDYAQKMWLRHENSLADAIAADLGQQTPDVTVRAFARCALQAQLIDATTAELPAVVNAVFDLLEPGWESYLAGR; from the coding sequence ATGGCAGCCGACACCACGACCAGTAACCCCACCCGACGCGAACGGAAGAAAGCGGCGACCCGACGTGCGATCGCCGACGCTGCCCTGGAACTCTTCCTGAAGCGCGGCTTCGACAACGTCAGCGTCCGCGAAATAGCCGATGCCGCCGATGTCTCCCCCACCACGGTCTTCGCCCACTTCCCCTGCAAAGAAGCAATCGCCGTCGACGAGGACGATGAGATGCGCGAACGTCTCACCTCCGCTGTCTCCGACCGCCCGGACGGTGTCAGCATCCCTGACGCCCTCCGGAAGTTCTACCGCGAGGACGCGTGGCACGACGACGCCCCCGAAGGTTCCCACCAGCGCTTCACCAAGCTCATCGACGACTCCCCCTCGCTCTCCGACTACGCGCAGAAGATGTGGCTACGGCACGAGAACTCCCTGGCCGACGCCATCGCCGCCGACCTCGGCCAGCAGACACCGGACGTGACCGTCCGCGCCTTCGCACGGTGCGCCCTGCAGGCACAACTCATCGATGCCACGACCGCTGAACTCCCGGCTGTCGTCAACGCGGTCTTCGATCTGCTCGAGCCCGGCTGGGAGAGCTACCTCGCCGGTCGCTGA
- a CDS encoding ABC transporter ATP-binding protein, with protein MTFTSGTDTTTALHSVSFNVVPGEFISVVGPSGCGKSTLLRLASGLETSTEGVMTTFTDRIAYVFQDATLLPWRTVRENVMLLGELDGLSKSDRERRCAESLTTVGLDGFEDHLPHQLSGGMRMRVSLARALTIEPELFLFDEPFAALDEITRERLGVELTQLFAEKRFGGLFITHSVNEAVFISTKVAVMSGRPGTIVDTVDVPFPFPRDPKLRFSPEFTTLTERVSNSLMEAHS; from the coding sequence ATGACCTTCACCTCCGGCACTGACACGACGACCGCGCTGCACAGCGTGTCATTCAACGTCGTCCCCGGTGAGTTCATCAGCGTCGTCGGACCGTCCGGCTGCGGCAAGTCCACTCTGCTGCGTCTCGCCTCCGGGCTCGAGACGTCCACCGAGGGGGTGATGACCACGTTCACCGACCGCATCGCGTACGTCTTCCAGGACGCTACGCTGCTGCCCTGGCGCACCGTCAGGGAGAACGTGATGCTGCTCGGCGAGCTCGACGGACTGTCGAAGTCCGACCGTGAGCGGCGCTGTGCCGAGTCCCTGACCACCGTCGGTCTCGACGGCTTCGAGGACCATCTCCCCCACCAGCTCTCCGGCGGTATGCGCATGCGTGTCTCCCTGGCACGTGCACTGACCATTGAACCCGAGCTCTTCCTCTTCGACGAGCCCTTCGCCGCTCTCGACGAGATCACCCGTGAACGGCTCGGCGTGGAGCTCACCCAACTGTTCGCCGAGAAGCGGTTCGGAGGGCTGTTCATCACCCACTCCGTCAACGAGGCGGTGTTCATATCCACGAAGGTGGCCGTGATGTCCGGGCGCCCCGGCACGATCGTCGACACCGTCGATGTCCCGTTCCCCTTCCCCCGTGATCCGAAACTCCGGTTCTCCCCGGAATTCACCACGCTCACCGAACGTGTCTCGAACTCACTGATGGAGGCCCACTCATGA
- a CDS encoding dihydrofolate reductase family protein — protein sequence MGRLIYSMLVSADGYVADEDGNFDWAVPDEEVLAAINADTADVGTYLYGRRMYEMMHVWETDPDAAAQSDESAEWAKIWCAAEKIVYSTTLPEVWTRHTRLERGFRAADIQQLKDTDGDLTVDGPTLAAEALRLGLVDEIHMLVCPVAVGGGLRMLPELALTLTLRSSRSFGNGMVQLKYDVTHERTHD from the coding sequence ATGGGCCGACTGATCTACTCAATGCTCGTCTCCGCCGACGGCTATGTCGCAGACGAGGACGGGAACTTCGACTGGGCGGTGCCGGACGAGGAGGTGCTCGCCGCCATCAACGCCGACACCGCCGATGTGGGCACCTACCTGTACGGGCGGCGCATGTACGAGATGATGCACGTCTGGGAGACCGATCCGGACGCCGCCGCGCAATCGGACGAATCCGCCGAATGGGCGAAGATCTGGTGCGCGGCAGAGAAGATCGTCTACTCCACAACACTGCCGGAGGTCTGGACGCGGCACACCCGCCTGGAGCGCGGGTTCCGTGCCGCCGACATTCAGCAGCTCAAGGACACCGACGGTGACCTGACCGTGGACGGTCCGACCCTTGCCGCCGAGGCACTACGACTCGGGCTCGTGGACGAGATCCACATGCTCGTGTGTCCGGTCGCCGTCGGAGGTGGACTGCGTATGCTTCCCGAGCTGGCGTTGACGCTGACACTGCGCTCATCCAGGAGCTTCGGCAATGGAATGGTACAGCTCAAGTACGACGTGACCCACGAAAGGACCCATGACTGA
- a CDS encoding ClpP family protease: MSSYPIPYVTTATPNGEKTVDIYSRLLDERIIYLGTPVDDGVSNTVIAQLLHLESDNPDTPVSLYINSPGGSQSATMAIYDCMQFIRPRVETTCVGQAVASAALLLAGGTPGHRSILHHGRVVLTAPAAEGGRGTIPDLIIEAEEMERIRRLQESVLAQHCGRTPAQVREDTERQLVLTPEAAVDYGVADRILTRREAPAH; the protein is encoded by the coding sequence GTGTCGTCGTACCCGATCCCCTATGTCACCACCGCGACCCCGAACGGCGAGAAGACCGTCGACATCTACAGCCGGCTGCTCGACGAACGCATCATCTACCTCGGCACGCCGGTGGACGACGGTGTCTCCAACACTGTCATCGCCCAGCTGCTCCACCTGGAAAGCGACAATCCTGACACACCCGTCTCCCTGTACATCAACTCCCCCGGCGGATCGCAGTCGGCGACGATGGCGATCTACGACTGCATGCAGTTCATCCGTCCGCGGGTAGAGACCACCTGCGTCGGTCAGGCTGTCGCCTCAGCGGCACTGCTACTCGCCGGCGGCACACCGGGCCACCGGTCGATCCTGCACCACGGCAGAGTCGTCCTCACCGCCCCCGCAGCCGAAGGTGGACGCGGCACCATTCCCGACCTGATCATCGAGGCCGAGGAAATGGAGCGGATCCGACGGTTGCAGGAGTCGGTACTCGCACAGCACTGCGGCCGCACCCCGGCACAGGTCAGGGAAGACACCGAACGCCAGCTCGTCCTCACCCCGGAGGCTGCCGTCGACTACGGCGTGGCGGACCGGATCCTCACGCGGCGAGAAGCACCGGCCCACTAG
- a CDS encoding helix-turn-helix domain-containing protein translates to MDAEHNTDSTVIPFRPRREPATLWREVLGEEIRRQRTARSDRLRDTAERAGISPQYLSELERGMKDPSSEVLEAVAGALGNSSFDLVRSAAAPSGPVLLAA, encoded by the coding sequence ATGGACGCCGAGCACAACACCGACAGCACAGTCATCCCGTTCCGCCCCCGCAGAGAGCCCGCGACACTCTGGCGTGAGGTGCTCGGGGAGGAGATCCGGCGCCAGCGCACCGCGCGCAGCGACCGGCTCAGGGACACGGCCGAGCGAGCCGGGATTTCGCCCCAGTACCTCTCGGAACTGGAACGGGGGATGAAGGACCCGTCCTCCGAAGTGCTGGAGGCCGTTGCCGGTGCGCTGGGGAACTCGTCCTTCGACCTGGTGCGTTCGGCGGCAGCTCCTAGTGGGCCGGTGCTTCTCGCCGCGTGA
- a CDS encoding ABC transporter permease encodes MTAPATEKKIRNTRAESQSGPETTQAAPSAGADSTPTTTPSARRRLRSAPFTGIVLPVAVFGVVIAAWYAVSYLLLDESRRFLMPPPHEVITEGLFGPAATEMWQGLGQTTTVALTGLVIAAAIGITWAIVMSQSKRAEAALFPYAVFLQCIPVLALVPLVGFWFGFGFSARVFVCVLIALFPLVSNTLFGLKSVEPGMRDLFALHHPSRLTVLRKLELPAAMPSVFVGLRTSAGLSVVGAIVGDFFFKQGTPGIGVLLDNYRSRLQSPELFAAIILASLLGVVVFLIFGWIGNRVVGRWYSK; translated from the coding sequence ATGACCGCACCAGCTACCGAAAAGAAGATCCGGAACACCCGGGCAGAATCACAGTCCGGCCCGGAAACGACACAGGCTGCCCCGTCCGCCGGGGCTGACTCGACTCCCACCACGACACCGTCTGCCCGCAGGAGGCTGCGCTCCGCCCCCTTCACCGGCATCGTCCTGCCCGTCGCCGTCTTCGGCGTCGTCATCGCCGCCTGGTACGCAGTGAGCTACCTGCTCCTCGACGAGTCCCGACGCTTCCTCATGCCACCGCCCCACGAGGTGATCACCGAAGGCCTCTTCGGGCCCGCCGCCACCGAAATGTGGCAGGGGCTCGGCCAGACCACCACCGTCGCCCTGACCGGTCTGGTCATCGCCGCCGCCATCGGCATCACCTGGGCAATCGTGATGTCGCAGTCCAAACGCGCCGAGGCCGCCCTGTTCCCCTACGCCGTATTCCTCCAGTGCATCCCGGTGCTGGCCCTGGTGCCGCTGGTGGGGTTCTGGTTCGGCTTCGGCTTCTCCGCCCGTGTGTTCGTCTGCGTACTGATCGCCCTGTTCCCGCTCGTGTCCAACACCCTTTTCGGCCTGAAGTCCGTGGAGCCGGGCATGCGGGACCTCTTCGCCCTGCACCACCCGTCCCGCCTGACCGTCCTGCGCAAGCTGGAACTTCCGGCCGCCATGCCGTCGGTCTTCGTCGGCCTGCGGACCTCCGCCGGACTGTCGGTCGTCGGTGCGATCGTCGGCGATTTCTTCTTCAAGCAGGGTACCCCCGGTATCGGCGTGCTGCTCGACAACTACCGCTCCCGCCTGCAGTCCCCCGAGCTCTTCGCCGCCATCATCCTCGCCTCCCTGCTGGGTGTGGTGGTGTTCCTGATCTTCGGCTGGATCGGAAACCGCGTCGTCGGTCGCTGGTACAGCAAATAA
- a CDS encoding pyridoxamine 5'-phosphate oxidase family protein gives MTDPVRLFIDHLDDSPTLMTLATVGEDGYPRTRTVNVNGVREDGGVLFHTDTRSEKVHDIDGDGKASLTVLTADASRQVTAIGDAVRVDEETERGIYAGQPRYLQLLAWLNDPGLAQEDRSERRRRWAEFDRTNPDLAEQDPPTTWAVFAVVPREYLFWEGDDEGPSHRVRYIRTSDGWETENLPG, from the coding sequence ATGACTGATCCCGTACGGCTGTTCATCGACCACCTCGATGACTCCCCCACCCTGATGACTCTCGCCACCGTCGGCGAGGACGGCTACCCGCGTACCCGCACCGTCAACGTCAACGGAGTCCGGGAGGACGGCGGGGTCCTCTTCCACACGGACACCCGGTCAGAGAAAGTGCACGACATCGACGGCGACGGCAAAGCCTCCCTGACTGTGCTCACTGCGGACGCCTCACGCCAGGTCACGGCGATCGGCGACGCTGTCCGCGTTGACGAAGAGACGGAACGCGGGATCTACGCCGGCCAGCCCCGCTACCTGCAGCTCCTCGCCTGGCTGAATGACCCTGGTCTGGCACAGGAGGACCGGTCGGAACGGCGACGACGGTGGGCTGAGTTCGACCGTACGAACCCGGACCTGGCAGAGCAGGATCCGCCGACGACCTGGGCCGTCTTCGCGGTAGTCCCCCGTGAGTACCTGTTCTGGGAGGGTGACGACGAGGGGCCGTCCCATCGGGTGCGGTACATCCGTACCAGCGACGGATGGGAGACGGAGAACCTTCCCGGCTGA
- a CDS encoding isopenicillin N synthase family dioxygenase, translating into MIHVPVIDISPYIAGGTEEERDAVARQVDTAAREVGFIQLAGHGIDPDTWDGLADALDAFFLRDLDLKKRTVAPPEVNRGYSPPKSERLSLSLGVESATGMNDFFEAFNIGAQASSFPELALPAADYPENVWPTETDGAMADFRDNLERWFDAAQHVAETLTVIFEDALDVPRGTITSLADHSIDVLRTINYALDPGQAVELDGELTGMGEHTDYGIVTVLWADRVAGLQVLGEDGSWNDVLPESGALLVNVGDVTARLTNDQWKSTLHRVRPPVVDGTIRRRRSAAFFHDGNVDAVVGPLPGMVDNEHPARYEPMTVGEHVARKLAGSRSLESNASDTSRESERVLSSKR; encoded by the coding sequence ATGATCCACGTCCCCGTCATCGACATCTCGCCGTATATCGCCGGAGGAACGGAGGAGGAACGCGACGCGGTTGCCCGTCAGGTCGACACCGCAGCCCGGGAGGTCGGCTTCATCCAGCTCGCCGGACACGGCATCGATCCCGACACCTGGGACGGGCTGGCCGATGCCCTCGACGCCTTCTTCCTGCGCGACCTCGACCTGAAGAAACGCACCGTCGCCCCGCCCGAGGTCAACCGCGGTTACTCGCCGCCGAAGTCCGAACGGCTGTCCCTGTCGCTCGGAGTGGAGTCCGCCACCGGGATGAACGACTTCTTCGAGGCCTTTAACATCGGTGCCCAGGCCAGCAGTTTCCCGGAGCTGGCATTGCCGGCGGCCGACTACCCGGAGAACGTGTGGCCGACCGAGACCGACGGCGCCATGGCGGACTTCCGGGACAACCTGGAACGGTGGTTCGACGCAGCACAGCACGTCGCGGAGACCCTGACCGTCATCTTCGAGGATGCGCTCGACGTGCCCCGTGGCACGATCACCTCGTTGGCGGACCACTCCATCGACGTGCTGCGCACCATCAACTACGCCCTGGACCCCGGACAGGCTGTGGAACTCGACGGGGAACTGACCGGCATGGGGGAGCACACCGACTACGGCATCGTCACCGTCCTGTGGGCTGACCGGGTCGCCGGCCTGCAGGTTCTCGGCGAGGACGGCAGCTGGAACGACGTGCTCCCCGAATCCGGTGCGCTGCTGGTCAACGTCGGCGACGTCACCGCCCGACTGACCAACGACCAGTGGAAGTCGACGCTGCACCGGGTACGTCCACCGGTGGTCGACGGGACCATCAGGCGCCGCCGGTCCGCGGCCTTCTTCCACGACGGCAATGTCGACGCCGTCGTCGGACCGCTGCCCGGCATGGTCGATAATGAGCACCCCGCGCGGTATGAACCGATGACGGTGGGCGAACACGTCGCCCGCAAACTCGCCGGGTCGCGGTCGTTGGAGTCCAACGCGTCCGACACCTCCCGCGAATCGGAGCGGGTGCTGTCCTCGAAACGGTGA
- a CDS encoding amidohydrolase family protein: MTAPDTTDLVDMTGLTGLTGISGVQLAGRTVDITFDGSVVNTIRPHDPGTSENMLDLRGYSVLPATADPHAHLDKSRSWDLVNPPVGDLPGAVDAWSAAAARFSQEDILTRARGTALSMLAAGTTAVRSHVDVYPDAITGTDPFRGIRAVDQLRRELEEMMTLQIVALIPASTPVSRVAQLVAGALDTGADLVGGAPHLAHDPLSQTDALIDAAEAHAVGCDLHIDEYTEVGAAGSPNARTSRTQTIHRYAERVTGWPEGRDRAAGHCCRLSGMTAAELDTTAVELRAAHIPVIALPATNLYLQASDSRGIAPVTALRERGVRVAAGGDNVADPFNPTGRADALETASLLITAAHQTPDQALCLVTTGARAAMNLPPAGPTPGARADLLCVRSPGPRSAGTAGPAPSTASLIAAAPSDRVVISSGRLVARTTSVTTYPHLRPST; the protein is encoded by the coding sequence ATGACGGCACCCGACACGACTGATCTCGTCGACATGACCGGTTTGACCGGCCTGACCGGCATCTCGGGGGTCCAGCTCGCCGGGAGGACCGTCGACATCACCTTCGACGGCTCCGTGGTCAACACCATCCGGCCCCACGACCCCGGCACCTCGGAAAACATGCTGGACCTCCGCGGTTACAGCGTGCTTCCCGCCACAGCCGACCCCCACGCACACCTGGACAAATCCCGTTCCTGGGACCTGGTCAACCCGCCCGTCGGGGACCTCCCCGGTGCGGTGGACGCCTGGTCTGCCGCTGCGGCACGCTTCTCGCAGGAGGACATCCTGACGCGGGCGCGCGGCACGGCACTGAGCATGCTCGCCGCCGGCACCACCGCGGTACGCAGCCACGTCGACGTCTATCCGGACGCCATAACCGGTACAGACCCCTTCCGGGGCATCCGTGCCGTCGACCAGCTGCGCCGGGAACTGGAGGAAATGATGACACTGCAGATCGTGGCGCTCATCCCCGCCTCCACCCCGGTCTCCAGGGTCGCCCAGTTAGTTGCCGGGGCATTGGACACCGGCGCCGACCTCGTGGGTGGCGCCCCGCACCTCGCCCACGACCCGCTCTCCCAGACCGACGCGCTCATCGATGCCGCCGAAGCCCACGCCGTGGGCTGTGACCTGCACATCGACGAGTACACGGAGGTCGGCGCGGCAGGCTCGCCCAACGCACGTACGTCCCGCACCCAGACCATCCACCGCTACGCCGAACGCGTCACCGGGTGGCCGGAGGGCCGGGACCGGGCGGCCGGGCACTGCTGCCGCCTGTCCGGCATGACCGCCGCCGAGCTCGACACCACCGCCGTCGAACTCCGCGCCGCACACATCCCCGTCATCGCCCTGCCCGCGACCAACCTCTACCTCCAGGCGTCCGACTCCCGGGGCATCGCCCCCGTGACCGCACTACGCGAGAGAGGCGTCCGGGTGGCAGCGGGTGGCGACAACGTGGCCGACCCGTTCAACCCCACCGGACGGGCCGATGCCCTGGAGACCGCCTCCCTGCTCATCACCGCCGCTCACCAGACCCCGGACCAGGCACTCTGCCTGGTCACCACCGGTGCCCGCGCCGCGATGAACCTGCCGCCGGCGGGCCCGACCCCCGGTGCCAGGGCCGATCTGCTGTGCGTCCGCAGCCCGGGCCCACGGTCAGCTGGCACAGCCGGCCCAGCACCCTCGACCGCCTCACTCATCGCCGCCGCACCGTCCGACCGCGTCGTCATCTCATCCGGACGACTCGTCGCCCGTACCACATCCGTGACCACCTACCCCCACCTCCGGCCGTCGACCTGA
- a CDS encoding ClpP family protease — protein sequence MSENNPDPTRILDQEIYRDLYERRIIVLGDALEQDTSNRLCTSLLLLAARDATADIVLLINSPGGSVPGMLAIRDTMRGIPNDVATVNIGMAYSAGQFLLSAGTPGKRLALPHAKVLLHQGSGGIGGSAQDIEIQAADMRHTRDTVLTCISDDTGQPLDKVTRDSLRDRWFTAEQAKDYGFVDRVIDDLDLITGPDGLTTRRATLGLGVS from the coding sequence ATGTCAGAGAACAACCCCGACCCCACCCGCATCCTGGACCAGGAGATCTACCGCGACCTCTACGAACGTCGCATCATCGTCCTCGGCGACGCCCTGGAGCAGGACACCTCCAACCGCCTGTGCACCTCCCTGCTGCTCCTCGCCGCCCGCGACGCCACCGCCGACATCGTCCTGCTCATCAACTCACCCGGCGGCTCCGTGCCCGGCATGCTCGCCATCCGCGACACCATGCGCGGCATCCCCAATGATGTCGCCACCGTCAACATCGGCATGGCCTACAGCGCCGGTCAGTTCCTGCTCTCCGCCGGCACCCCGGGCAAACGCCTCGCCCTGCCGCATGCCAAGGTGCTGCTGCACCAGGGTTCCGGCGGCATCGGAGGCTCTGCACAGGACATCGAGATTCAGGCCGCCGACATGCGCCACACCCGGGACACCGTCCTGACCTGCATTTCCGATGACACCGGCCAACCACTCGACAAAGTCACCCGCGACTCGCTACGCGACCGGTGGTTCACCGCCGAGCAGGCGAAGGACTACGGTTTCGTCGACCGGGTCATCGACGACCTCGACCTGATCACCGGCCCTGACGGGCTGACGACGCGTCGTGCGACGCTCGGCCTGGGGGTGAGCTGA
- a CDS encoding amidohydrolase family protein, with translation MGPDIVVRGGLIGESAVPDAEIVDVSGCFITPGLVNAHHHLLQSAFRTVPGTRGVLMAEWLRVMAAAYREHAVDPELGRAAAAVGLAESLLCGVTTVADHHLTWPSEVVPVEMAMATAGAARRLGGRLCFVRGTAGNDPDDAADSVRAIHQAFSSAFEDAPGMLQLAVGPSGVHADGPETFAALAEVARDLGLPRRTQANEQVDVVVAAERYGKRPLELLSDWGWLEPGVTVAHLCEITPDELAAVVESGVAVTHAPGCDVPMGWGVAPVAELLRRGVTVGLGTSGGGSNDGGHLLADARLAMQVSGLTGAPVSASDALAIATSGSAVGLGRPELGTLDPGTPADLCVWDMGDVSDAGVHDHAAGLLWASPGRRPRDVMVAGRWVVRDGVLLTADSRDLASELTTMLKERTA, from the coding sequence GTGGGACCGGATATCGTGGTGCGCGGCGGACTGATCGGCGAATCTGCCGTCCCGGATGCCGAGATCGTTGACGTCTCCGGCTGTTTCATCACGCCGGGCCTGGTCAATGCCCACCACCACCTGCTCCAGTCGGCTTTTCGCACGGTGCCCGGCACCCGGGGCGTCCTGATGGCGGAATGGCTGAGGGTCATGGCCGCTGCCTACCGTGAGCATGCCGTGGACCCGGAACTCGGCCGCGCTGCTGCTGCGGTCGGACTGGCCGAGTCATTGCTCTGCGGCGTCACGACCGTCGCCGACCACCACCTGACCTGGCCCTCGGAGGTTGTCCCGGTGGAGATGGCGATGGCCACCGCGGGCGCAGCACGGCGGCTCGGGGGCCGGTTGTGTTTCGTGCGTGGGACGGCCGGCAACGATCCTGACGACGCCGCAGACTCCGTCCGCGCCATACACCAGGCATTCAGCAGCGCGTTCGAGGACGCACCGGGGATGCTGCAGCTCGCCGTCGGCCCGTCCGGCGTACACGCCGACGGACCCGAGACTTTCGCCGCTCTGGCAGAGGTCGCCCGGGACCTCGGCCTGCCGCGACGCACTCAGGCCAATGAGCAGGTCGACGTCGTCGTCGCCGCCGAGCGCTATGGAAAACGACCGCTGGAACTGCTCAGTGACTGGGGATGGCTGGAACCAGGTGTGACCGTCGCACATCTCTGCGAGATCACCCCGGACGAGCTCGCTGCCGTCGTCGAATCCGGCGTCGCCGTCACCCATGCCCCCGGGTGCGACGTTCCCATGGGGTGGGGCGTCGCCCCGGTCGCCGAACTGCTGCGCCGTGGTGTGACCGTAGGGCTCGGCACCTCCGGCGGGGGCAGCAATGACGGCGGGCACCTGCTCGCCGACGCCCGGCTTGCCATGCAGGTCTCCGGACTGACAGGTGCGCCGGTCAGTGCGTCCGACGCCCTGGCCATCGCGACCTCCGGCTCGGCCGTCGGACTGGGACGCCCCGAGCTCGGCACCCTCGACCCCGGAACACCCGCCGACCTGTGTGTCTGGGACATGGGCGACGTCTCCGACGCCGGTGTTCACGACCACGCCGCCGGACTGCTGTGGGCCAGTCCCGGGCGCCGGCCCCGCGACGTCATGGTCGCCGGACGCTGGGTCGTCCGCGACGGCGTCCTGCTCACCGCCGACTCCCGTGACCTCGCGTCAGAACTGACCACCATGCTCAAGGAGAGGACAGCATGA